The genomic interval GGCATCGACGCAGGTGGGGCAGTTGACGTTGAGCACGTTTATCAACCCGGCCGGCTTGCAGAGCCTGGGTGAAAATCTGTATCAGGAAACGCAAAGCTCCGGGGCGCCGACTCAGTCGACTCCTGGGCAGAATGGCGCCGGTGTTCTTTATCAGGGTTACGTCGAGACATCTAACGTCAATGTGGCGGAAGAACTGGTCAGTATGATTCAGGTTCAGCGTGCCTATGAAATAAACAGTAAGGCTGTTTCTACGTCTGATTCCATGTTGCAACGTCTGACGCAAATTTAAGAACACATATTTATGGTGTTAATTAGAAAAAAAATGCTGATTTGCATGAAGGATCAACGCAGGAGAAGGGAGGTGGCCGGCCGATCAGTATTGCTGGTTTCGGCGGCCATCGCGCTTGCCGGGTGTGCATATATGCCGCACAAAAACCTGGTTGAGGGCGACACAACCGCGCAGCCCGCCCCGGCCGTTATGTATGCCACCAATGGTTCTATTTTTCAGACTGTCCAGCCGATGAATTATGGCTACCAGCCATTGTTTGAGGATCGCCGTCCTCGCAATGTGGGGGATATTCTTACCATCACGTTGCAGGAAAATGTGAGTGCCAGTAAGAGTTCGACCGCCAGTGCCTCACGGGATGGTTCAGCAACCAGCACCGTGACGACGGCTCCCAGAATGTTGCAAGGGCTGTTTGGTAATCAACGCGCCGATTTGGATGCCGCAGGTACAAATGACTTTACCGGCAAAGGGGGCGCTACGGCGAGCAACACTTTTACCGGCACGATTACCGTGACGGTCAGAGAGGTGTTAAGCAACGGCAACCTGAAAGTTGTCGGGGAAAAGCAGATAGCCATCAATCAGGGAGCGGAATATATCCGTTTTTCTGGCGTGGTTAATCCTCGCACGATTACCGGAACGAACTCGGTTGTTTCCACTCAAGTTGCTGATGCCCGTATCGAATATGTTGGTAAAGGTTATATCAATGAAGCTCAGGAAATGGGGTGGTTGCAGCGCTTCTTCCTGAACGTTGCACCATTTTAAGAGGTTTATCATGCGGGTAAGGTGGTTAACACTTTTCTTTATCACGTTATCGCTAATGCTGTCGTTGACGGCTAGCGCTGAGCGTTTGCGTGATTTGGTGGATATCCAGGGAGTGCGCGATAACCCGCTGATTGGATATGGGCTGGTGGTTGGTTTGGATGGCACGGGCGACCAGACGACGCAAACCCCCTTTACGACACAGAGTTTGACCAACATGTTGTCCCAATTAGGTATCACTGTTCCCAGTGGTACGAACATGCAGTTGAAAAACGTGGCGGCGGTGATGGTGACGGCTAATTACCCGCCATTTGCCCGAGCCGGTCAACGCATTGATGTTGTCGTATCTTCGTTGGGATCAGCCAAGAGCCTGAAAGGCGGGACGTTGGTATTGACGCCGCTGAAAGGGGTGGATAATCAGGTCTATGCCCTTGCACAGGGAAATCTGTTGGTGGGGGGGGGCTGGCGCTTCTTCTGGGGGGAGTCAGGTAAAGATTAACCAGTTGTCCGGTGGGCGAATTAATAGCGGGGCCATTATCGAGCGCGAATTGCCAAGTACGTTCGGCACCAGTAATCGTTTGATCCTGCAGTTAAAGGATGACAATTTCAGTCTGGCCCAGCGAGTGAGTGATGCGGTGAATCGCTATGGTGCATCGGGTTCCGCCAGAGCGATAGACGGCAGAACCATCGAAGTCACTATTCCCGCTAACAATACGCAGCAGGTTCGGTTCCTGGCCCAGATTCAAGATATCAACATTGATGTCGGCGAAATGGATGCCAAAGTGATCATCAATTCCCGGACGGGGTCGGTGGTGATGAATCGCAACGTGACTCTTGATTCTTGCGCGGTCGCTCAGGGCAATCTCTCGGTTGTCGTAAATAATCAGCAAAATGTCAGTCAGCCCAATACACCGCTTGCCGGCGGTCAGACAACAGTGACCCAGCAGACGCAGATTGATGTCAGGCAAGAAGGCGGTGCATTGCAGCGCGTGAATGCCAGCGCCAATCTTAACAGTGTCGTTCGAGCGTTGAATGCGCTAGGTGCAACGCCGATGGATCTAATGTCGATTATCCAGGCGATGCGCAGTGCAGGCTGCATTAAAGCCCAGGTGGAGATTATCTAAATGATTCCGCTTGATAAATCCGTCGACCAGCAAGCATCTGCAGCGTATGACGTAAAGTCGTTGAATAAGCTGCGTAATGACGCGGGGAAAAGTGACCCCGCAGCATTAAAAAAGGTTGCACAGCAGGTTGAAGGGCTATTTGTCAACATGATGCTGAAGAGTATGCGATCCGCATTACCTCAGGATGGAATCATGGATAGTCAGCAAACCCGCATGTTTACCAGCATGTACGATCAGCAGATATCGCAGGACTTGTCTGCCAAAGGTCTGGGGCTTGCCGATATGATGGTGAAGCAGTTGGGGAAAAATTTTAAGGGAGAAGTAGGCGATGATGTCGGTAAAACGGCAATGCCGCTGACATCGGATGATTTTTCCCCAACGGCACTAACGCCTGCATTGGCAGGCGAGTTGATGCGCCGCTCTGGCCAATCGTCAGATCGTGAAGGTGATGGCCGCGAATATTCAGAACTTCCCCCGGTATCGGCCAATTTTACCGATAGACTTTCGATTCCTTCCATGATTGCAAGCCTGAAAACCGGTATCCCACATTATCTCATTATGGCTCAGGCTGCGCTGGAGTCCGGGTGGGGGAAAAAAGAGATCATGACGTCAGAGGGGAAAACCAGTCACAATCTGTTTGGTGTTAAAGCGGGAAACAGTTGGGATGGGAAAGTCACGGAGATATGGACGACGGAGTTCGAGAATGGGCGTTCGTATCGGGTAAAAGAAAAATTTCGAGTATATGATTCCTACCTTGAATCTATTAATGACTATATTTCTCTGCTGACCAATAACTCGCGTTATAAAGATGTAGTCAATGCAGGTAATGCCGAAGAGGCTGCCTATGCTTTACAACGTGCCGGTTATGCTACTGATCCGCGGTATGGCGATAAACTGGTTCAAATCATCGGGCAGATCAAAAACGTTTCTCAAAAAGCAGTCAAAGCGTATACCCACGATATAAGCGGCTTATTTTGAGTGCGCTTTTTTTGTTTTTGGTGCTCAAGTTTCGTGTTGTGCTGCCGATACTTGAATCAAGTGTCATTGTCGATACAAATCTTTAATAAAAGGGAAGCTCATGAGCAGTTCTTTAATCAGCATTGCATCTTCCGGCCTGAAAGCCGCTCAGGTAGCTCTCAGTACCACATCGAACAATATTAGTAAC from Musicola paradisiaca NCPPB 2511 carries:
- a CDS encoding flagellar basal body L-ring protein FlgH, which produces MKDQRRRREVAGRSVLLVSAAIALAGCAYMPHKNLVEGDTTAQPAPAVMYATNGSIFQTVQPMNYGYQPLFEDRRPRNVGDILTITLQENVSASKSSTASASRDGSATSTVTTAPRMLQGLFGNQRADLDAAGTNDFTGKGGATASNTFTGTITVTVREVLSNGNLKVVGEKQIAINQGAEYIRFSGVVNPRTITGTNSVVSTQVADARIEYVGKGYINEAQEMGWLQRFFLNVAPF
- the flgJ gene encoding flagellar assembly peptidoglycan hydrolase FlgJ, translating into MIPLDKSVDQQASAAYDVKSLNKLRNDAGKSDPAALKKVAQQVEGLFVNMMLKSMRSALPQDGIMDSQQTRMFTSMYDQQISQDLSAKGLGLADMMVKQLGKNFKGEVGDDVGKTAMPLTSDDFSPTALTPALAGELMRRSGQSSDREGDGREYSELPPVSANFTDRLSIPSMIASLKTGIPHYLIMAQAALESGWGKKEIMTSEGKTSHNLFGVKAGNSWDGKVTEIWTTEFENGRSYRVKEKFRVYDSYLESINDYISLLTNNSRYKDVVNAGNAEEAAYALQRAGYATDPRYGDKLVQIIGQIKNVSQKAVKAYTHDISGLF